Proteins encoded in a region of the Podarcis muralis chromosome 2, rPodMur119.hap1.1, whole genome shotgun sequence genome:
- the LOC114586786 gene encoding aquaporin-6-like: protein MWRELRMVAFYRAVFAEILATAIFVFFGLGSELNWPEKPSVLQTAITFNLAAATAVQIAWHASGSHLNPAVTLAFLLGSRISLARAACYILAQMVGGIVGAAVLYEVTPEDIRGTLGTSTVRVNVSSGQAVSIELILTLQLVLSYLVSTDSSRNKGSPAILIGVSVALGHLIGHYYTTCSMNPAKSFGRSVVVGNFTKQWIFWVGPLVGAILAFVLYSFVLHHDPKTFAERLAILRGSYDAEPSEKEKDQPTDSVSLPMPSLVHRL from the exons ATGTGGAGGGAACTGCGGATGGTGGCTTTCTACCGGGCTGTCTTTGCAGAAATCCTGGCCACAGCCATCTTTGTCTTCTTCGGCCTGGGCTCGGAGTTGAATTGGCCAGAGAAGCCCTCTGTCCTGCAGACTGCCATCACCTTCAACTTGGCCGCAGCCACCGCTGTCCAGATCGCCTGGCATGCCAGCGGATCCCACCTCAACCCAGCAGTGACCTTGGCCTTCCTGCTTGGCTCTCGCATATCGTTGGCGAGGGCAGCCTGCTATATACTTGCCCAGATGGTCGGAGGCATTGTCGGAGCAGCCGTCCTTTACGAGGTGACTCCTGAGGACATACGAGGAACTTTAGGCACCAGTACG gtgAGGGTCAACGTCTCATCCGGACAAGCTGTGTCCATCGAGCTCATTTTGACATTGCAGCTGGTTCTAAGCTATCTTGTGTCCACCGATAGCAGCCGAAACAAAGGTTCTCCAGCTATCTTGATCGGTGTCTCCGTTGCCCTGGGACACTTAATTGGG CATTACTACACCACCTGTTCCATGAATCCAGCCAAATCCTTTGGCCGTTCAGTTGTCGTCGGGAATTTTACAAAGCAATGG ATATTCTGGGTGGGGCCACTGGTTGGTGCAATCCTGGCCTTTGTGCTTTATTCCTTTGTCCTTCACCACGACCCAAAGACCTTTGCGGAACGGCTGGCTATTCTCAGGGGCAGCTATGACGCAGAACCTTCGGAGAAGGAGAAAGACCAGCCGACAGACTCTGTATCTCTGCCCATGCCCAGCCTTGTACATAGACTCTAG
- the LOC114586795 gene encoding aquaporin-5-like, producing the protein MKNEACSLAFFRAVFAEFLATMIFVLIGVGSALNWPSALPQMVQISMAFGLAIATLVQSVGHVSGAHINPAVTVALLVAQKISVVRSVAYVVAQMLGAIAGAGVIHQLTPADIRGTLAVNALHNNTGAGQAVAVELILTFLLVLCVFASTDSRRTDVVGSPALSIGLSVTVGHFLGIYFTGCSMNPARSFGPAVIMANFQDHWIFWVGPLAGGIVASLIYNIILAPDTRSLSERLDVLKGTYQPEDDWVEKNDQKYSTELVDHRIIES; encoded by the exons ATGAAGAATGAAGCTTGCTCGCTGGCCTTTTTCAGAGCCGTCTTTGCCGAGTTCTTGGCCACCATGATATTTGTGCTTATCGGGGTGGGCTCGGCCTTGAATTGGCCATCGGCACTCCCACAGATGGTGCAGATTtccatggcctttggcttggcCATCGCCACCCTCGTCCAGTCCGTGGGCCATGTCAGCGGGGCTCACATCAACCCAGCGGTGACAGTGGCCCTCCTCGTGGCACAAAAGATTTCAGTGGTACGATCGGTGGCCTACGTTGTGGCTCAGATGTTGGGAGCGATAGCTGGGGCAGGGGTGATCCACCAGCTCACTCCAGCCGATATCCGAGGGACCCTGGCCGTCAATGCG CTGCACAACAACACAGGAGCCGGACAGGCAGTGGCAGTAGAGCTGATTCTGACCTTCCTGCTGGTCCTCTGCGTCTTCGCCTCGACGGACAGCCGCAGAACTGATGTTGTGGGCTCCCCGGCGTTATCTATCGGACTTTCAGTCACGGTCGGCCATTTCCTAGGG ATCTATTTCACGGGCTGCTCGATGAATCCTGCACGGTCTTTTGGCCCCGCTGTCATAATGGCAAACTTCCAAGATCACTGG ATCTTTTGGGTGGGACCTCTGGCGGGCGGCATTGTGGCCTCTCTGATCTACAACATCATCCTCGCTCCTGACACAAGAAGCCTATCCGAGAGGCTTGATGTTCTGAAAGGGACCTACCAACCTGAAGATGACTGGGTGGAGAAGAATGATCAGAAGTACTCAACGGAACTGGTGgatcacaggatcatagaatcatag